TATGGCCTGTTCTGCCTCACAAGGCGCCATGGGCTGGGCGATGGGACTTTCTAGTGCAGGTTTAGCCTGAGATCGTCTCAGTGCTCTTCTATTTCCACCCTCACCCTATTTCGAAATGACCCTTCTGCAGCCGCAACGCTTCTGGCAGAGGTAGCTCCCCTCTCTTGCACTCCCCAGGGTAGCCAGGCAAATAATGTCCCCTTCTGCCCAGGGCGCACTCTGCCCACAATGTTCACAATGCAGAGCCAGGCACATTTGGGCTTTAATGCTATTGAACTGTCTTGTGTGTACAAACAAATCTGAGACGTGGAACTCATTGAGCAGCCCTTGCTTTATTGACAGAGGGGAAGGTTCTCCAGAGGCAGACGCAGCATCTGAGGGTAATGAGTCCCCAACACCACAGGAAGAATTGCATGGCAGTGGTAGGAGCTGTGATGATGCTTCTGGTAATGGAATCAAGAGACAGCAGAGCCATGCAGGAGAGGAGACATAACCTAGACAGAGCTGGCTGACATTTCTCAAATTATGAGCTCTTCTGTGGACAAACAGCCTTTGAAAAaacatgaaaattttcatgaaatatCACTGATGTGGttgtaatgttttgtttggcaGGAAAAGAAATCATACTTTTTTAATGCACAAAACATAAGAGCTAAAATAGGTTAATTTATATtcctttgaaatgaaaacaactgAAAAATTCAATGTTTCCCCACAAAactattttaatctttttttaccTGCTCTAGTCCTAGTGTACTGCGCTGGGTAAGTGACTATGATGATGTCTGCCCCCTCATGGCTAGTGCATAAAGAAATGATCTTTAGTGTCAAATTCAGATTAATGTTCATTATGACAGGCCGATAACTGCTATATAAGAGCTCAGTATAATTGGCTACACGGGCCTGATTTTCATCTCTGCCATATTGTAGGAGTAGTTGTACCCTTTGGATGACTTCCAGTTTACCCCATTAGCATAGCTTCCATGGGCTCCTCTCAGGTATAATCCATTCAGGTTGGATGTATGACAATCCCTGTACCACCAGGCCCCTTTAAAGGCTTCAGCACAGTTAGCTGGAGACCAGTCGTTGTCACGGTCGTAGGTTGAAAACATCATGCCATTGTGCTCCATTAAAGAATCCCCTGCGGAAAcaattgggtttatttattacatgtttttacagagagaaggtgggtgagattctcttcttgtttgtttacatttttacagttcagTTCCCACAGCCCAGCCTGGTGACTCTGCAGTGGGGTTACTAAATTTCTCCCTTTCCAGGCATCAGAAATCTCCCTGGGGTCAGGAGAGAGATTACAGTTCTATTTCCAGTAAGGAACATTTTTTCACCAGGCCATATTCTGAGTGTATCTCCACACAGGATCGGATAGGAAACTCTTCAACCTGTCATGACTTAACTCAAAGACCAAAGTCAAAAAGGTGCTGATCAGGGAAGATCTATTAGCTGATTATGCTGCCCTCATAGCCCATGATGAAGATCTGTTACAAGAATTCATGGACCTCCTTTCAAGTACCTGTCAGGCATTTGCTCTCACCATCAGCATGAAGAAAACGGTTGTATTAGGACAGAGGGTTCCACAAGATCCTTCAATCACCCTAAATGCAAACCAGCTAGAAGTCGTCCAAAAGGTTCAGCTATTTAGGTTCTACAGTGACCACCAACCTCTCACTGTATGAAGAACTAAATGTGCGCATTGGAAAGGCTACCACcacctttagcagactaactaaaagagcatGGAAGAACTCAAAGCCGACCATCAAAATGCGAGTGTGCCAAGCGTGCATCCTCAGCACTCTTGTGTGGTGGGCAAATTGGAAGACAGACGCATACCCAAGGACAAGTGATACGGGGAGCTctcagagggaacaagaacatCAGGACATCTCAAACTTCACTATAAAGACACACTCAAGCGAGATATGAAGggatttggaattgatcctgaccaatgggaaatcttggcaagtgatcgTAACAAGTGGTGCCATCAGCTCCATCAGAGTATCAAAGTCCgtgacaggagctggctcctgcagcttgaagagaaaagagcccacaggaagcaagcagctcccaaccaagatagATACATTTGCAGCAACTGCCAAAGAGCAGGCAAATCTTGGATTGGACCATTCAGTCACAGGAGATATTGCAAACCAACTACATCAgaggctgcaattcccaccatcTCTCGTAGATGAAAGGATGCCAAAAAATGATAGTCTGAGCTCAGTTACACCACTATAAATCCGGAGTAACTCATTGTAGTCAATGTGTTCAGTCCTTATGTGTCCTGAAATCAGTTTGCACCATTGTGATGGTATAATGTGAGCCCAATGTGCTCCTAACACTAATAGCTTAGCCTGGAGTCTGTGGAGGATTCAGGATCAtagattcacagaatcatagaaatgtcgggctggaagggaccttaagaagtcatctagtgcaaccccctagGCAGAGGCAGccccaagtaaatctagaccgtccctgacaggtgtttgcccaacctgttctttaaaacttccagtgatgcggatttcacaacctctgttggaagcctattccagagcttaactacccttatactTAGAAATTTATTTCTAATACCTAACCTAGATCTCCATATCACAGATTAAGCCGGtcactacttgtcctaccttcagtggacatagagaacaattgatcacagtcctctttataacagctcttaacgtATTCAAAGACTGTTACCAGatttccccccctcattcttgttTTCTCAAGACTATATACATCACcagtttttaaacttttcctcataggtcaggtttcctaaacgttttatcattcttgttgctctcctctgaactctccaacttgtcctcatctttcctaaagtgtggtgcccagaatcgGACACTGTTCTCTGGCTCAGGCCTCACCAGTGGCTTTTTCTGTTCCTTCCTAGGTGTAACTTATTTTGTGCCTTAATCTTTTTGATGTTGTCCTTTCATGGGTATGCTACTCTTTTGTACTTCTCCTTCGCACTTTGTCCACGttttcactccttcctttccttagaataaaGACATCTGTGATTTCATGaacactttcacccaaattgtcttccaccttcagattcgctACCATTTCCTCCCTGTTCGTCAGAATTAAGTCTAAGATGGGTGGTCCCCCCCGGTTACTTCCTCCACAAAATGGTGTCCGCAATACATTCCAAGGACTTGTAAGaagttttttgtgtttttctttattacttttccaacaaaCGTCTGTGTAGTTAACGTCCCCCATTACTATATTTATTATCGTTTTTTTCTTTACCCAGAGACTATCAATTGGTCTGCCTCTCATCTACTCCTGCAGCAGAGAACAAGTGCACATATTATTGCTGTATAATTCAACACCTTCTCCCTTTTTACCTTGCCTGTCCCTCCTAAACAAGCTATACCCcactataccaatattccagtaatGAGACtcatcccaccaagtttctgtgatgccactTAAGAAGTAAATTTACAATTGTACTAATCCTTCCAGTTTATTCCCCATCCGCCTGGTATTTACGTATAGGAATCTGAGATGTTGAATATATTCCTCTACTGGTtaccctcttcttcctcctctgacCCTacataccccctcccccaaaaaatcgAGCCCTCTGTTAAGGTGGCCCTTTTTTATGCTTAGCTGTTGACTTTTGTCCCCTGCCCCTTTTAAACCTACTTAAAAGCCCTTCTCCCTAGGGGGCTTGTGGGTGTGCCTGAGCAATCCTGCAGTGGTGTGTAGCAGACTCTGCATGCCACAGAATATTCCTGTCTCTGATATCCGTGAGTCTGGATGAATAGTTTGCCTGAAATGGGGCTTATCTACCCACCCAGTGACTTGTACTAATCCTGGTGTGCCTACTTAGTTTAATTCAGATATTTCTATGGGGCATTAAGATCTAATTCAGGAAAGCAAACAGCAGTAGCTGTGCCTACCTCTGCTTGTTATTCTGCTTTCAATCCCTCACTCGGCAAGGATATCCCTATTATACTATATGTTCTGTTGTCACTTGACCTAGTGTTTCTCCTCTAATAGTTCAGCAGGAGAATAACTGATGTTTCCTGACAGACATCACCTCCACAGATTACCTCGCCTTTTGCTTCTGCCATTGACTATTCTGCATCACTTTTGCTTTCCATTTTTCCATCTGCCATAAAGGATGAGCTCAGAACCTACCTGCAGTGCCATTCACAAAGGGTCCAACGATCAGCGTGTATGTCTCAGCCTCCCTGGCAATTTTGAACGATGAGAATGTAGCAAATTCATAGTTGTTGTCAAAATCTCTGAGATCGACGCGAAGCTCGTTGGGAACTTTAGAAAACAATTTGAAAGCAAAATGTTCAGCACCTTCCATTAGTGTTTATTACTGTTATTGAATGTTTTTATTGCAGAAGCCCCAAAAGACTCTATGCACAAATCAGGCTCCATTATGttgggaccattatgatcatctagtttgaatTGCCTGCATCACACAcatcacagaatttcacccactgattCTTGAATCAAGCCAAATATATTCGTATCGACCTTTATGAATTCGATTTCCATCCACCAACCTGACCTCCCTATTAAAAACCTGTTCCATGTTATGCTTTGCGAAGGTAGTTCAGAATCGATGACCTCATCCAGGCTGTAGCATCCCTTATTGCTGTACTGTGGGCGAACCACCCGAGGACAAAATGCTGCTCCAAGAATCATGACTGGATCCAGCCCATCTACAACAGCATTACTGGTTTCAATAGCTTTGTGTGGCAGGGCTGGCCTTTAAGGTACAGGAAGGGGTGTCTGCAGTAGAAGTGTTACCTCTATACCCTGTATCCATGGCTAAAGTGTGGGAATAAAACGTGGTGGAGAAGGTTGttgtaaggaaaaaaaatgcaccAGTGACGTCTTTACCAAGGAATGATAACAGATGGATATTTTCGTTCCCCAGCCAGaattctgacagctggctgccaAAACCTCTTTTGTATGTATTCCAGTCACGGAAAAAATCCACAGAGCCATCCACCCGTCTCTGGAACACCTGCAGGGAAACAGGAGGTTCTTAGTTGGGAAATCCCACGTTCTTTTCCATCCTACATAGAGCAGAAGACCAGAAACTCTGTGACTGTAAATCATTGGATGAGATTTAACATGGTCAGATGTATTTCAGCCTCAGGTGACTATCGCAGAGGGAGGCTTGTCTCAGAGGATCATATTAAATCTTGGCAGCAACAGCATTAGGTTAAAGGATCACAAATTTCAAAATCTACAGCACTGGACAAATGTCCCCTCAGACAGGGTCTTTTAGACTCTAAAGCTCCAGGTTCCCTCCATGGAACCCATTGTGATCACAACCAAGTTATCGCCACAACCAAGGACTAGGGAGGATTAGAAGGGCTCAGGAAGTGTCTGTGGTTTTATTTCAGCTAACCATGGGGAGCTAACAGCTTCAGAGCTTCTGTCCTCATGCTTTTCTGCTAGCTGCAACCCGCTGGCTAAGGGCCAACTCCCATTCTTGGGACAGTAAACTGTTTGTTGTTCAAGGAAAAAACATCCAATGAGCTTCATTATGCTCTGTTCTTACAATCCATCCTCCgccatctgtgtccatgtcacaCAGCACGGTCATGGCTTTACAGTCACTAGGGTAGATGGTGTACCAGCCGCTCATGCGGATCCCTCTGGCTAACAGCTCCTTGCAGTTCTTTGCTCCTGGTTGAAAGAAGAATTGAAATATGTAAATTAGTTGTATAACTCTCCTTTGAATAGGGATTTATGGGCTGCTTTACATTGCACTGAGGGCCAGATCAACTGCAGAATCAGGAAACTGGAAAAGAATCTTTGATTCAccatctcctctcctccccactgtACTGTTTGGGAattgggtagtatccctttaaatagaaCTCAGAGGGATCACACACTATCTTTGGAAGCCTACCACAGCAGTGTATGTACCTAGCGAGGCTTTTCATGCTCTCTGTAGTTAGCAAACCAAATGATTTAGACTCCAGTGTACCAATCTGGTTTGTATTAACTTTGTTTGGAAGAGGAAAAGATGCAACCACCTGCCTAACCCCATCTGTTCAGTGTGAGACCAGCTCAACCTGAACAGGGGATTGGCTCAAAGCATCTTAAAAACTCATGGAAATTGAAATGTGCACAAAGatttttactggtttcagagtaacagccgtgttagtctgtattctcaaaaagaaaaggagtacttgtggcaccttagagactaaccaatttatttgagcatgagctttcgtgagctacagctcacgatgcatccgatgaagtgagctgtagctcacaaaagctcatgctcaaataaattggttagtctctaaggtgccacaagtactccttttctttttaagatttttACTCTAAGTCCCCATGCAGCCATTTTGAAATCTCTGTGAGTGAGAAGGGCTTTGGGTTATCGTGTGACTTGCGTGAGCACtcaccccccccaaaatatcagaTACTCACAGGAATATTCACATCGCAGTTTGTAAGTGAACCCATCGGCTGAAATGTATTTCCACAAAAGATTCACTGGCCAATTGCTAACAGCAAAACACCTTCATTTTAAAAGATCAAAGTCTCCTTGCTGATAGTTTGAGAACAGCAAATGGTGAAAATCacgtgtgtgggtgggtgggtgggtagtgtggggtgttttttttttcttttgttcaaaTTTGTCTATCTCTAATGGCTTTTGATGTATGGGTCTCTGGATGGAATAAGATGACATTTAGTGGTCTTAAGAAACTCACCTTTCTTACACTGTCTGTCTTCCAGGTCTTCCTCCACTAGTCATGAAAAGAAACACAGTAGAAAGTGAAATGGAACCAGAAAACGTTTTACTGTCTTTTAAACTATGTAACTGGCCAACAGTGACAGCTGGGATAGCAAAGTACTCGTTATCTTGAAAATGCACAAGACAGGTTTTTAATTGTGAAAATCCAAGTGCTAATGGATTCACACACATCTCTGATCTGAGCCTTCCAGCCTGAACCATCAAGATAGCTCTCATTAGGTAGCTAATGCTATTTTATAACCCTCTCATGAGGCTCCTACTTGCAGGGCTAAGAATTGGTCCTTAATAGACAAAGTT
This region of Natator depressus isolate rNatDep1 chromosome 16, rNatDep2.hap1, whole genome shotgun sequence genomic DNA includes:
- the LOC141999793 gene encoding ficolin-2-like, translating into MGRTAQKTLLSLLCLAAMVCQAQDTCPEVSLVGHKSTDKLYILQGFPGIPGATGPRGYPGNVGMKGERGPPGIPGKEGKTGPKGERGPAGHPGAKGDKGAPGATGVPGTPVEEDLEDRQCKKGAKNCKELLARGIRMSGWYTIYPSDCKAMTVLCDMDTDGGGWIVFQRRVDGSVDFFRDWNTYKRGFGSQLSEFWLGNENIHLLSFLVPNELRVDLRDFDNNYEFATFSSFKIAREAETYTLIVGPFVNGTAGDSLMEHNGMMFSTYDRDNDWSPANCAEAFKGAWWYRDCHTSNLNGLYLRGAHGSYANGVNWKSSKGYNYSYNMAEMKIRPV